The following are from one region of the Epinephelus fuscoguttatus linkage group LG11, E.fuscoguttatus.final_Chr_v1 genome:
- the opn8a gene encoding opsin 8, group member a — protein MDDKYMSKLSPTVDFWAGMYLVIIAILSVFGNAAVLVNAARRLAMLKAPELLTVNLAITDIGMALSMYPLSIASAFNHAWIGGDTSCLYYGLMGMIFSVTSIMTLAVMGMVRYLVTGSPPKTGIKFQRRTISIVISAIWLYASLWALFPLLGWGSYGPEPFGLACSIDWTGYGESLNHSTFIMTLSVLCTFLPCVVLLFTYFGIAWKLHRAYQAIQNNDFQYGNVEKKITLMAVMISSGFLLAWTPYVAVSLWSMFHSKEQAHMTPIVTLLPCLFAKSSTVYNPFIYFIFQRTSRHELLHLHRLMFCCSHQANSPAHGGKLEGKLVQGPDETCVGLMGDPGRQSESQMIPVG, from the exons CTATCCTGTCTGTCTTTGGGAATGCGGCAGTCCTGGTCAACGCAGCTCGTCGCCTCGCCATGCTCAAAGCTCCCGAGCTGCTGACGGTGAACTTGGCCATAACAGATATCGGCATGGCCCTCAGCATGTACCCTCTGTCCATTGCTTCAGCTTTTAACCATGCCTGGATTGGAGGTGACACATCTTGCCTCTACTACGGCCTCATGGGCATGATCTTCAGTGTTACCAGCATCATGACTCTGGCTGTGATGGGGATGGTCAGATACCTGGTGACAGGAAGTCCACCCAAGACAG GTATCAAGTTCCAGAGGAGAACCATCAGTATAGTGATCAGTGCGATCTGGCTGTATGCCAGCCTGTGGGCCTTGTTCCCTCTGCTGGGCTGGGGCAGCTACGGGCCGGAGCCGTTTGGACTCGCCTGCTCGATAGACTGGACCGGCTATGGGGAGTCCCTGAACCACTCCACCTTCATCATGACTCTGTCTGTACTCTGCACATTCCTCCCCTGTGTGGTCCTCCTCTTCACCTATTTTGGTATTGCCTGGAAGCTGCACAGGGCCTACCAAGCCATCCAGAACAACGACTTTCAATACGGCAATGTTGAGAAGAAAATCACTCTT ATGGCTGTGATGATCAGTTCAGGTTTCCTTCTTGCCTGGACCCCCTACGTGGCTGTCAGCCTCTGGAGCATGTTTCACTCCAAGGAGCAGGCCCATATGACTCCAATCGTCACCTTGTTACCGTGCCTCTTTGCTAAGAGCTCCACCGTATACAACCCTTTCATATATTTCATCTTCCAGCGCACCTCCCGACACGAGCTACTCCACCTCCACAgactgatgttttgttgttctCATCAGGCCAATTCACCTGCTCATGGAGGGAAGCTCGAAGGCAAACTGGTCCAGGGTCCTGATGAAACCTGCGTGGGTCTAATGGGAGATCCTGGCAGACAGTCGGAGAGTCAGATGATACCCGTAGGCTAA